The following coding sequences are from one Pseudomonadota bacterium window:
- a CDS encoding ribulose-phosphate 3-epimerase: MIRDMIAPSILSADFARLKEDIDAVTKAGADVIHVDVMDGHFVPNITIGPLVVKAVRKITDLPLDVHLMIKNSDQYIDQFAEAGADWITVHVEACDHLHRTIHRIKELGKKAGAVLNPATSLDTLDYILEDLDLVMLMSVNPGFGGQSFIPSTLEKIRALKRRIDEKGLKTGIEIDGGVSCKTIEAVAQAGANIFVAGSAVFGSDNYAQAITELKGILAKVRAK; this comes from the coding sequence ATGATACGGGATATGATCGCCCCGTCAATTCTTTCCGCCGACTTTGCGCGGCTGAAGGAGGATATTGACGCGGTAACCAAAGCAGGGGCTGACGTAATTCACGTTGATGTCATGGATGGCCATTTTGTTCCCAATATCACCATCGGCCCGCTGGTGGTCAAAGCTGTAAGAAAAATTACCGATCTGCCCCTTGACGTGCACCTGATGATCAAGAATTCGGACCAATATATTGATCAATTTGCCGAGGCAGGAGCCGACTGGATCACCGTCCATGTTGAGGCCTGTGACCATCTTCATAGAACGATCCACCGGATCAAGGAACTGGGGAAAAAGGCCGGTGCAGTCCTCAACCCGGCAACCTCACTGGACACCCTGGATTATATCCTTGAAGACCTGGATCTTGTAATGCTGATGAGTGTGAATCCCGGGTTCGGCGGACAATCGTTTATCCCTTCGACCCTTGAAAAAATTCGCGCCCTCAAACGTCGAATCGACGAAAAAGGGCTTAAAACCGGAATCGAAATCGATGGCGGGGTGAGCTGCAAAACCATTGAGGCGGTGGCCCAGGCAGGTGCAAATATTTTTGTCGCCGGCTCCGCAGTGTTCGGAAGCGACAATTACGCGCAGGCAATCACGGAACTGAAAGGCATCCTTGCCAAGGTTCGCGCCAAATAA